A single window of Bacteroidales bacterium DNA harbors:
- a CDS encoding prolyl oligopeptidase family serine peptidase: MKQILLITVIISIMTTFSSCNQNKSKGIKYPETKKTDHTDEYFGTKVADPYSWLEDDMSEETAAWVKAQNEVTFAYLDKIPFRAEMRERLTEQWDYPKSSSPVKINNRWIMYKNSGLQNQNVVYLLKDIDDKEGEILLDPNTFSEDGTIALSGFNITKDGKTLIYSISRGGSDWREFYFMDIDSRTLLDDHLKWIKFSSIATYDDGVIYSRFPEPKEGDLLKGTNENCMLYFHKIGTPQEEDILIYSEPQNPERSFSIEVSDDDKYMFLYTTESTSGNSLAFKKSKDKEFTHINKDFEKDYYVMDIIGNDLYIMTNDNAPNYRLLSVPINKATDKKHWKDVIPERDYVLNGVQYVGEKLIASYLKDAHTYIEIFDTNGKNSYVLDLPIGSISGFNGKPEDNITFYSYTSYNTPSIIYKYDIKNNISTEYSRSQIKFDSDNYITKQVFYQSKDGTTVPMFLTYKRDLELNGKNPTLLYGYGGFNISLTPGFSTSRIPLLENGCIIAVANLRGGGEYGEKWHKAGTLMQKQNVFDDCIAAAEYLIANKYTSPEYLALQGGSNGGLLVGAVINQRPDLFAVGLPAVGVLDMLRYQYFTIGRYWATDYGTSEDSKEMFEYIYGYSPLHNIKENVNYPAILVTTGDHDDRVVPAHSFKYAATLQEKYSGDNPVMIRIETQAGHGAGKPTSKVIEEIVDEWAFMFYNMGIEPKFE; encoded by the coding sequence ATGAAACAAATCCTTTTAATTACAGTAATCATTTCTATTATGACAACATTTAGTTCTTGTAATCAGAACAAAAGCAAGGGAATAAAATATCCCGAAACAAAAAAAACAGACCATACTGATGAGTATTTCGGCACTAAAGTAGCCGATCCGTACAGTTGGCTGGAAGATGACATGTCGGAAGAAACGGCGGCATGGGTAAAAGCCCAAAATGAAGTTACTTTTGCTTATCTGGATAAAATTCCATTCAGAGCAGAGATGAGGGAAAGACTAACTGAACAATGGGATTATCCAAAATCATCATCACCTGTTAAAATAAATAATAGATGGATAATGTACAAAAATTCGGGATTACAGAATCAGAATGTGGTATATCTTCTTAAGGATATTGATGATAAAGAAGGTGAAATTTTATTAGATCCGAATACTTTTTCCGAAGACGGAACCATTGCTTTATCGGGTTTCAACATTACCAAAGACGGCAAAACACTTATTTACAGCATATCAAGAGGCGGCAGCGATTGGCGCGAATTTTATTTTATGGATATTGATTCCCGTACGCTTCTCGACGATCATTTGAAATGGATAAAATTTTCCAGTATAGCAACCTACGACGACGGCGTGATATATAGTCGCTTCCCAGAACCAAAAGAAGGTGATTTACTTAAAGGGACCAACGAAAATTGTATGCTGTATTTTCATAAAATTGGAACTCCGCAGGAAGAGGATATTTTAATTTATTCCGAACCGCAAAACCCGGAACGTTCTTTCAGTATTGAGGTAAGCGACGATGATAAATATATGTTTTTGTACACAACAGAATCAACCAGTGGAAATTCCCTTGCTTTCAAGAAAAGTAAAGATAAAGAATTCACTCACATCAATAAGGATTTTGAAAAAGATTACTATGTGATGGATATTATCGGCAATGATTTGTATATTATGACAAATGATAATGCACCGAATTATCGATTATTATCGGTTCCTATTAATAAAGCCACCGATAAAAAACATTGGAAAGATGTAATTCCCGAAAGAGATTATGTTTTAAACGGCGTTCAATATGTTGGAGAAAAATTAATCGCAAGTTACTTAAAAGACGCCCATACTTATATAGAGATTTTCGACACAAACGGCAAAAACTCCTATGTTCTTGATCTACCGATAGGTTCAATAAGCGGATTCAACGGTAAACCGGAAGATAATATTACTTTTTACTCTTACACATCATATAATACTCCGTCAATCATTTACAAATACGACATCAAAAATAATATTTCAACGGAATATTCGAGATCACAAATAAAATTCGATTCCGATAACTATATTACAAAACAAGTTTTTTATCAATCAAAAGACGGTACAACTGTCCCGATGTTTTTGACTTATAAAAGAGATCTGGAATTGAACGGTAAAAATCCGACTTTACTTTACGGTTATGGCGGATTTAACATCAGTTTGACACCGGGTTTTTCAACATCAAGAATTCCACTTTTAGAAAACGGTTGTATTATTGCTGTTGCCAACCTGCGCGGCGGTGGCGAATATGGAGAAAAATGGCATAAAGCCGGTACTCTGATGCAAAAACAAAATGTTTTCGACGATTGTATAGCTGCAGCCGAATATCTTATAGCTAATAAATATACTTCTCCCGAATACCTTGCTTTGCAAGGCGGTTCCAACGGCGGACTTCTTGTAGGTGCTGTTATCAATCAACGTCCTGATTTATTTGCAGTGGGTTTGCCGGCTGTAGGAGTTCTCGATATGTTGCGTTATCAATATTTTACTATCGGAAGATATTGGGCAACAGATTACGGTACAAGCGAAGACAGTAAAGAAATGTTCGAATATATTTACGGATATTCTCCTTTACATAATATCAAAGAAAATGTCAATTATCCTGCAATTCTTGTTACTACTGGCGATCATGACGACCGCGTTGTTCCGGCACATTCTTTCAAATATGCAGCTACATTACAAGAAAAATATTCCGGCGACAATCCTGTTATGATTCGTATAGAAACACAGGCCGGCCACGGAGCGGGAAAACCAACTTCAAAAGTTATTGAAGAAATTGTTGATGAATGGGCATTTATGTTCTATAATATGGGAATTGAACCTAAATTCGAATAA
- a CDS encoding S8 family serine peptidase, translating into MKKFLFLFLIIISFNGYSQDFPKIETELQAQMQLMDNEDLVKINVIMKDQYDQLQLRKKADVFLSKENKRSFVISELKKYSKETQNRVIEYLDHSSKSDNVKEITSHWLYNGVNCYATKNVIEELATLDEVLVIGYDVERNMLFDNENPKPAEAGSKELTYNVTKVRANEVWGDGFTGEGIIVSVIDTGVNYNHEDIKDQMWQSAEYPLHGYNFYSNTNNPMDNNGHGTHCAGTVAGNGASGSQTGMAPDATIMAIKVLNSQGGGAVSGAVSGVEFSVENGAHILSMSLGWVTGALSVAERIMFRTTMVNTLEAGVVASVAAGNEGGMLSSYPIPNNVRTPGNCPPPWNHPDQTLEGGKTCVVCVGATDSNDAIANFSSLGPVTWQSYAGFNDYPYIPGMGLIRPDVCAPGVNIKSLTHDSNTGYALNSGTSMAAPGVAGVMALMMSKNIELTPAEIDSIIETTAVKLSPSKNNTFGSGRIDAYEAMLAIKTGLLDVQNVIVDDSQGNNNGNMNPGETISLDLSLINKDNVGINNVNATIIPLSEYVTIINDYAEFGNFSPNEIKTVNGAYTFSLSPNTPANEEIKFTLLIKSNDDVFYNQIVIITYDYKFDFVNTSIDDAAGNNNNLLDPGETVNMTVTIINSGLEDAYNITGLLSSPIADITINTNTANFGNILIDQSKSGSYSITLSSSAVSGSINIPFYLLLTDENGKESNLSFTYMDKCKTVFDLSTHNNSWNGAAIIVSFDDGTPSRTLTVNTGTSAIHKLDIASGTTVSLTWQSGGADALCFYDIYYEYGDYIYSGSGNPGSGIFFSWLNDCQGNNYVCNPVQNLNIGINNTTAYLTWDPPFVGTPVSYQIYKNSGFAGSTTNTSYSVSIGNTASTLHVYAIYDDCISIPISKTVSAQAGCESISNLVCEIGYNNTINASWTAPLDVTNLVGYKVYVDGIYIETITDLSYSYESQPGDVRFCVAALYNISEGINCESDKVCEDVNVIDFCEPVTNLIASLNGNTVILNWTAPELVEFVENYNIYRDGILIGTSTTNNFSNEINENVYEYAVEVVYENSCISAQISVNIDAIPYNLIATAISNSKIQLEWQCDNNNVSFNIYRDGSAIVSNITDKQHVDAGLDGESEYCYIIRAHNGGSEFSESNESCATTFAGIEDYNGDLKVYPNPSNSIINIEGENMKEIVVLNSVGQIVKLISVDTDKISVDVSKFNSGNYIFKVSYNDNKIENIKVVVNK; encoded by the coding sequence ATGAAAAAATTTTTATTTCTATTTTTAATCATTATTAGTTTTAATGGTTACAGTCAAGATTTTCCCAAAATTGAAACTGAATTACAGGCGCAAATGCAGTTGATGGATAATGAAGATCTTGTTAAGATTAATGTAATTATGAAAGATCAGTACGATCAGTTGCAACTTCGTAAAAAAGCTGATGTATTTTTATCTAAAGAAAATAAACGGTCTTTTGTAATTAGTGAATTAAAAAAATATTCTAAAGAAACTCAAAATAGAGTAATAGAATATTTAGATCATTCTTCTAAAAGCGATAATGTAAAAGAAATTACATCTCATTGGCTTTATAATGGGGTTAATTGTTATGCAACAAAAAATGTTATTGAAGAATTAGCAACGCTTGATGAAGTATTAGTAATCGGGTACGATGTAGAGCGTAATATGCTTTTTGATAATGAAAATCCTAAACCTGCAGAAGCCGGAAGTAAAGAGTTAACATATAATGTTACAAAAGTTAGGGCTAATGAAGTGTGGGGTGATGGGTTTACCGGTGAAGGAATAATTGTTTCTGTTATTGATACCGGCGTTAATTACAATCACGAAGATATCAAAGATCAGATGTGGCAAAGTGCGGAATATCCGTTGCATGGTTATAATTTTTATTCTAATACTAATAATCCGATGGATAATAATGGTCATGGAACACATTGTGCGGGAACAGTTGCCGGTAATGGTGCTTCAGGATCACAAACAGGTATGGCGCCTGATGCTACTATTATGGCTATAAAAGTTTTAAACTCACAGGGAGGTGGTGCTGTTAGTGGCGCTGTTAGTGGCGTTGAATTTTCTGTAGAGAATGGTGCCCATATTTTAAGTATGTCACTGGGTTGGGTAACCGGAGCACTTAGTGTTGCAGAGCGGATAATGTTTAGAACTACTATGGTTAATACACTTGAAGCAGGTGTTGTAGCTTCTGTTGCGGCAGGTAATGAAGGGGGGATGTTATCTTCATATCCGATTCCCAATAATGTTAGAACTCCGGGAAATTGCCCGCCGCCGTGGAACCATCCGGACCAAACATTGGAGGGAGGAAAAACCTGTGTAGTATGTGTTGGCGCTACTGATTCTAACGATGCTATTGCAAATTTTTCGTCACTTGGCCCTGTAACCTGGCAAAGTTATGCAGGTTTTAATGATTATCCGTATATTCCGGGAATGGGATTAATCCGTCCTGATGTTTGCGCCCCTGGTGTAAATATTAAATCCCTTACTCATGACTCTAATACAGGATATGCACTTAACAGCGGTACTTCTATGGCAGCACCGGGAGTAGCCGGAGTCATGGCTCTAATGATGTCTAAAAATATTGAACTTACTCCTGCTGAAATAGATTCGATAATTGAAACTACGGCAGTGAAATTGTCCCCCAGCAAAAATAATACATTCGGATCGGGAAGAATAGATGCCTATGAAGCCATGTTGGCTATTAAAACAGGTTTATTAGATGTTCAGAATGTTATAGTTGATGATTCTCAAGGTAATAATAACGGAAATATGAACCCTGGGGAAACTATAAGTTTGGATTTAAGTTTAATCAATAAAGACAATGTAGGTATTAATAATGTGAATGCTACAATTATTCCATTAAGTGAATATGTTACTATTATTAATGATTATGCTGAATTCGGTAATTTTTCTCCTAATGAAATAAAAACAGTCAATGGTGCATATACATTCTCATTATCACCGAATACACCGGCAAATGAAGAAATTAAATTTACACTATTGATAAAATCCAATGATGATGTTTTTTATAATCAAATTGTTATTATTACTTATGATTATAAGTTTGACTTCGTTAATACGTCTATTGATGATGCGGCGGGAAATAATAATAATCTACTTGATCCGGGTGAAACTGTAAATATGACGGTAACTATAATCAATTCCGGATTAGAAGACGCTTATAATATTACCGGTTTACTATCATCACCCATTGCCGATATAACGATTAATACCAATACGGCTAATTTTGGAAATATTTTAATAGATCAAAGTAAATCAGGTAGTTATAGTATTACACTCAGTTCTTCGGCAGTTTCCGGAAGTATTAATATACCGTTTTATTTATTGTTGACTGATGAAAATGGAAAAGAATCTAATTTATCATTTACTTACATGGATAAATGTAAAACTGTTTTTGATCTAAGCACACATAATAATAGTTGGAATGGTGCCGCTATAATTGTTTCTTTTGATGACGGAACTCCTTCAAGAACATTAACGGTTAATACCGGAACTTCAGCTATACATAAATTGGATATAGCTTCTGGTACAACAGTTAGTCTTACATGGCAATCTGGTGGTGCAGACGCATTATGTTTTTATGATATATATTATGAATATGGAGATTATATATACTCAGGATCAGGTAATCCAGGCTCAGGAATTTTCTTTTCATGGTTAAATGATTGTCAGGGTAATAATTATGTATGTAATCCTGTTCAAAATCTTAACATTGGTATTAATAATACTACAGCTTATTTAACATGGGATCCGCCGTTTGTAGGAACTCCAGTATCTTACCAAATATATAAGAACTCCGGTTTCGCAGGAAGTACAACTAATACTTCATATTCGGTAAGTATCGGAAATACTGCTTCTACATTACATGTTTATGCTATATATGACGATTGTATCTCAATACCAATCTCTAAAACGGTTAGTGCACAAGCAGGTTGCGAATCAATATCAAATCTTGTTTGTGAAATAGGTTATAATAATACTATAAATGCAAGCTGGACTGCTCCTCTTGATGTTACAAATTTAGTGGGATACAAAGTATATGTTGATGGAATTTATATCGAAACAATAACCGATTTATCATATTCGTATGAAAGTCAACCCGGAGATGTAAGATTTTGTGTTGCCGCGTTATACAATATTTCTGAAGGTATAAACTGTGAATCCGATAAAGTTTGCGAAGATGTAAATGTTATTGATTTTTGTGAACCGGTTACGAATTTAATAGCATCTCTTAATGGTAATACTGTAATACTTAATTGGACTGCTCCCGAGTTGGTTGAGTTTGTTGAAAATTATAATATTTATAGAGATGGAATTTTAATAGGTACTAGTACAACTAATAATTTTTCGAATGAGATTAATGAGAATGTTTATGAATATGCTGTTGAAGTAGTTTATGAAAACTCATGTATCTCTGCACAAATTTCTGTTAATATAGATGCAATACCTTACAATCTAATTGCGACGGCAATATCCAATTCTAAAATTCAACTTGAATGGCAATGTGATAATAATAATGTGTCGTTTAATATCTATAGAGATGGTAGCGCAATTGTTTCAAATATTACGGATAAACAACATGTTGATGCCGGTCTTGATGGTGAATCCGAATATTGTTATATAATTAGAGCACATAATGGCGGTAGTGAGTTTTCCGAATCGAATGAATCCTGTGCAACAACTTTTGCCGGAATCGAAGATTACAACGGAGATTTAAAGGTATATCCTAATCCTTCTAACTCAATAATTAATATAGAAGGTGAAAATATGAAAGAAATTGTTGTACTCAATTCTGTAGGACAAATTGTAAAACTTATTTCTGTTGATACTGATAAGATTTCTGTAGATGTTTCCAAATTTAATTCGGGAAATTATATATTCAAAGTTTCATATAATGATAATAAAATTGAAAATATAAAAGTTGTTGTAAATAAATAA
- the ruvC gene encoding crossover junction endodeoxyribonuclease RuvC yields MQTKIDKFNRIILGIDTGSLNFGYCILQQDGNKYTLHNKGILKLHTISDQILKNKKIYEFLNELHDTYLFDEIAIEQPVYGKDPQAMLKLGRVLGCCIGFAISKNIPITEYPPKNVKRVITGNGNAAKQQVAYMLEKILGINLDGNTKTYDDTDAVAIALCHIYNISGKPMMSSKKSWDKFIKDNPDRIL; encoded by the coding sequence ATGCAAACAAAAATTGATAAATTCAACAGAATAATTCTGGGTATTGATACCGGCTCTTTGAACTTCGGATATTGTATTTTACAACAAGACGGAAATAAATATACTCTGCATAATAAAGGAATATTAAAACTTCATACTATTTCCGATCAAATATTGAAAAATAAAAAAATATATGAGTTTCTAAATGAGTTACACGATACTTATCTTTTTGATGAAATTGCAATAGAACAACCTGTGTACGGAAAAGATCCGCAGGCGATGCTTAAATTGGGCAGAGTGCTCGGCTGCTGCATAGGTTTCGCTATATCTAAAAATATTCCAATTACCGAATATCCTCCGAAAAATGTTAAAAGAGTAATTACTGGAAATGGAAACGCAGCAAAACAGCAAGTTGCTTATATGCTCGAAAAAATATTGGGTATAAATTTAGATGGCAATACCAAAACTTATGATGATACGGATGCCGTTGCCATAGCTTTGTGTCATATTTATAATATCAGCGGTAAACCGATGATGAGTTCAAAGAAATCCTGGGATAAATTCATAAAAGATAATCCTGACAGAATTCTGTAA
- a CDS encoding methyltransferase domain-containing protein: protein MKRFISFATSKFSRQTLIRFSKAFGFIVRPFYWGSGVYCPVCETSFRKFMPYGYGEAKDNRLCPKCLSLERHRLMYLYLKEKTNFFTDNLDVLHIAPEQPFLKRFRTCKNLNYTTADIDSPIADIKLDVMKINLPDNSYDFIICNHVLEHVEDANIALKELYRILRPQGQAILLVPINPDINTFEDPNITDPKERERLFGQYDHVRQFGKDYPEYIKRAGFDVIEDRIYYEIPEKEREKMQLARYGEEVIYGGRKIKSEK from the coding sequence ATGAAACGTTTTATATCTTTCGCAACATCCAAATTTTCCAGACAAACCTTAATCAGGTTCAGTAAAGCATTCGGATTTATTGTACGACCTTTTTATTGGGGAAGTGGTGTGTACTGTCCGGTTTGCGAAACTTCATTCAGGAAATTTATGCCTTACGGATACGGCGAGGCCAAGGATAACAGACTATGTCCAAAATGTTTATCGCTTGAACGCCATCGATTGATGTATCTTTATTTGAAAGAAAAAACGAACTTCTTTACTGATAATCTTGATGTACTGCACATTGCTCCCGAACAACCATTTTTGAAACGTTTCAGAACTTGTAAAAATCTGAATTACACTACTGCGGATATCGACTCTCCCATAGCAGATATCAAGTTAGATGTAATGAAGATTAATTTACCGGACAATAGTTATGATTTCATTATTTGTAATCACGTTCTCGAGCATGTTGAAGATGCAAATATTGCTTTAAAAGAATTATACCGTATTTTAAGGCCACAGGGACAAGCTATATTGTTAGTTCCAATAAATCCTGATATTAACACTTTTGAAGATCCGAATATTACCGATCCTAAGGAGAGAGAAAGATTGTTCGGACAGTATGACCACGTGCGGCAGTTCGGCAAGGATTATCCCGAATATATTAAACGCGCCGGATTTGATGTTATTGAAGACAGGATTTATTATGAGATTCCAGAAAAGGAACGCGAAAAAATGCAATTGGCCAGATATGGGGAAGAGGTTATTTACGGCGGTAGGAAGATAAAATCCGAAAAATAA